The Anaeromyxobacter sp. Fw109-5 genomic interval GGCCGAGCGCGACCAGCGCCGCCGCGAGCGCGCCGCGCAGGCGCAGCGCGAGGCCGCCCAGGCGGCGGCCGCCGAGGTGGAGGAGCGCGCGAAGCGCACGCGGCTCTACACCGACGGGGCGGCGCGCGGGAACCCCGGCCCCGCCGGCGCCGGCGCGGTGATCGTGAGCCCCGACGGCCACATCGTCGCGAAGGTCGGCAAGTTCCTGGGCGAGTCCACGAACAACGTGGCCGAGTACATGGGGCTCATCCTCGGCCTCCGGCGCGCGAAGGCCATGGGCATCAAGGAGCTCGAGGTGTTCGCCGACTCCGAGCTCCTCGTGAAGCAGCTCGCGGGCGACTACGCCGTGAAGGCCGAGCACCTGCGGCCGCTCCACGACGAGGCGCAGCAGCTCCTGAAGGGCTTCAGCTGGATCCAGGTCCGCCACATCCCGCGGGAGGAGAACGGGCAGGCGGACGCGATGAGCAACCGGGCGATCGACGAGCGGCTGTAGGCCGCGGGGATCGGGGCCTCACCCCGGCAGGTTCCGCGCGAACAGGAACGCGGAGAGGATCACCAGCACGAGCGCGAACGCGCGCCGCAGGAGCGCCTCGTCGAGGCGCGCGGCGAGCCGCCGCCCGGCGCCCGAGCCGGCCACCCCCGCCAGCGCGAACGGGATCGCCA includes:
- a CDS encoding ribonuclease HI family protein yields the protein MPKPVLAELLRFIAANEQLPRTLQRYSGYDRDTLGKLIDAAADRIEEAEKAREGAASGAGSKGIKVRKQTDVEKAAARSATELDEAMELSKAERDQRRRERAAQAQREAAQAAAAEVEERAKRTRLYTDGAARGNPGPAGAGAVIVSPDGHIVAKVGKFLGESTNNVAEYMGLILGLRRAKAMGIKELEVFADSELLVKQLAGDYAVKAEHLRPLHDEAQQLLKGFSWIQVRHIPREENGQADAMSNRAIDERL